In the genome of Candidatus Cloacimonadota bacterium, the window TACACGAATCGGGGTGTCAACCGGAACACCGGATTTATCCGGTCGGTCCACCGGATTCATCCGGTTTTGTTCCGAGGACGGACAGGTCTGGTCCGCGGGAGGATGTTGCCGGATAAATCCGGCGGTCCGACCAGTTGAAACTGGTGTTCCGTTCAGCGCACTGGTCAGCATCTCCATGGCCTGGGCCTCCCGCAGGGTCTTCTTCGGGTCCAGAGGGCGGCAGTGGTGGTTCACCAGCAGCTCCGGATCGTAGGAGAGGAAACAGGCGCGGGCAGGATCGGGAGTAGAATCCACCTCGGTCTGAAGCGATTTCTGGATCCGCAGGGCGAGGTATTTCCAGCTGGTCCGGAAATCGTCTTCCCGGGTGAGAGGTGAGGCGAATTCCGCCACCAGTTTCACGCCGTCCCGTACCGACTGGAAAGCGTAACGGAGGAAGGGCAGTTTTTCCAGGGCGGCTTTTTTCATGCCGTCGATCACCATAACGTGGTCGAGGTCGAAAACCATGAACCAGGCGGCTTTGAAGAACTCGTTTCCGCGGCGGCGGTGGAAGGTGGAACCGCTGAACCAGGGTAGCGACTTCTTCATCCCGGCGGCCAGGGCGGCCTGGTCTTTAGGCAGCGAGCGGATCGTGGTGAGCAGGGACCAAAGTTCCTTACTATCGAACTGGCCGCGGCGCACACAGTCCATTACATAGGAAATGTCGCGCTCGGCGATCAGGGCGGGTGCTGTGACGGCCATTCCGACCGTCACGGGGCGGGTGATGGCGGAATTGGGAGTGGCTTCGCTCGGGGCGAAACCGGGAAGGGTTGTCTGTGGTATCATTTCTGTCTCCATGACTAGATGTACCCTCGCTAACGAGGGCCCACACTACCATGTTCTCACCTGATACATCAGTGATAAACGCAGTTTCCTGATAATATCAACGTATTGTTAGGCAGAATGATACAGATTGTAAAAAGTGAAATTAGTTTTTATCAAACCCGGCGTGATAAACTTTTATTGGTTTATCAATGATAGAATTTCCCTGATCTGAATGCCTATATGACCTCTATCTTCATCCTGGTTGTGAAAAACTTGTGCGGTTTATCCCCTTTGAACTGAAAGACCTGAACACCTGATGCTATGCCGAAGACTTTCCTCATCTCGTCATTAACATAGTTTTTGAGGTCATCATTAGTGCATTTTGATCCGCATAGATCCCCTATGCTGTGACCAAACCTTTCAACGTCCAATTCCTTGTTCAACAGCCTGTAGTAGGCTTCTATCATAGCTATGAATCTCACTGAGAACACAGATGTCGAGCCGATTGTGGTAACTGACTTACTCTTGCCGTCATAGGTGAATTTGAGGTAGTTCTTTGTCAGGTTGTACACAACATTCAGATTGCTGAAATCGGTAACATTCCAGGCTTTGAACTCAGCAATGTGGTCTTCTTTTGTTTTCGGTTTTTTTGGCAGCTTGCCTTTCCCTGCTGTCTCGTCAATGGCTACGTCAAATGGTTCAATCTCATGAAACAATGTATCATCTGAAATTGCATCTGGTAGTTCTTTCTCGCGAATAACTTTGTTTAGGTTATATCCAGGGCTATATGGCTCAAAATTCTTGTATTTATCATAAGCTTGATTCTCAGCATCATCAATATCTTTAACAGACAGATGGGATTTAAGTTCTTTTAAAACATCATCATTAATCAATTTATGATCCTGCGCATGGCAGATGTTTGCAACAATGTATGCCTCCTTGTAATCCTGCGCTGTTCCTATACCGTAAATATAATACTCGGTTAGTTCTTTTAATGCATGGATATCGCCATAGTTGGCTGCTTCATGCATAAGCTCATATGATTTTGTCTCGCTAACAACAGTGCCATAGCCAAATCTGTAACAAATAGCAAGCATATATGAGGATTCAGGAACACCATGTGAAAACCAATAAAATGCTTTATTATAGTTTATTTCAACGCCTAATCCATAAAAATAGTACTCACCAATTTCGAAAGCTGTATCAGGATCAGGACACATCTGATGCATTTCATTAAGCAATTTTATCACATATGTAGAGTCTTTAAGAGAAAATTTTCCATGTTTGTAGAGTCTCGTTAGATTGCCCATCGCCTGATAGTTTTTTCTGTCGGCAGCTAACTTGTAGCATTCTACAGCTTTTTCAATATTTATATCGTAAAGAATGCCTTTTTCATAGCATTTCCCCAAATTTGTCATACCCCATGATTGTCCAAGCTCATAGTCATGCATGTACCACTTTTCCATTTGTTTTCTATCTGCTTTTACATAACCGTCTTTTTCATATAAATACCCCAAATAGATAGCAGATTGTGAATGACCTTTCGTCGCCAAGTCAGATAAGAATTTTATTCCTCTATCTACATTTTGGTTTACTCCAATTCCTTCTATCAGACACCTTCCGATATAAAATCTGCTTTCCTCGTAACCTTTTTTACTAGATAGGTTGAACCAATGATATGCTTCGTTTTTATTCAGGCAGCTGCTATATCCATTGAAACAATTCCGGCCTAACAAGAGCTGTGCGTATCCATATCCGTTTTCGGCAGATTTACGCAGATACTCAATCCACTTTCCATTATCACTCTTAGTACCTATACCTCGATTGTAGCATTGTGATAGAAAATACTGTGCTATGGCATGTTCTTGATTGGAAGCCTTTTGATACCATTTAAAAGCTTCCTTAGGTTTTGGCTCAGTTCCTTTCCCGGATTCATAACACCATCCGAGATGAAATTGAGCATCTGCGCATCCCTGTATCGCTGATTTGTAGAATAGTTTCTTAGCTTTGAAAAGATCTTTCTCAATGCCATCTCCTTTGGCATACAATAGGCCAAGCTCGTTTTGGGCTATGGGGTCGCCGCCTTCCGCTTTG includes:
- a CDS encoding PriCT-2 domain-containing protein produces the protein MIPQTTLPGFAPSEATPNSAITRPVTVGMAVTAPALIAERDISYVMDCVRRGQFDSKELWSLLTTIRSLPKDQAALAAGMKKSLPWFSGSTFHRRRGNEFFKAAWFMVFDLDHVMVIDGMKKAALEKLPFLRYAFQSVRDGVKLVAEFASPLTREDDFRTSWKYLALRIQKSLQTEVDSTPDPARACFLSYDPELLVNHHCRPLDPKKTLREAQAMEMLTSALNGTPVSTGRTAGFIRQHPPADQTCPSSEQNRMNPVDRPDKSGVPVDTPIRVIRGQNPDDLSRATEMVQKLAQRIIPYSDWYRIGLALYAGFGEAGRPLWNLFLDNPHYQDTQRDMDAKWNSFRGVREITLATLFEIGGRYGL
- a CDS encoding sel1 repeat family protein; the protein is MARKKQNIEELKAKAEGGDPIAQNELGLLYAKGDGIEKDLFKAKKLFYKSAIQGCADAQFHLGWCYESGKGTEPKPKEAFKWYQKASNQEHAIAQYFLSQCYNRGIGTKSDNGKWIEYLRKSAENGYGYAQLLLGRNCFNGYSSCLNKNEAYHWFNLSSKKGYEESRFYIGRCLIEGIGVNQNVDRGIKFLSDLATKGHSQSAIYLGYLYEKDGYVKADRKQMEKWYMHDYELGQSWGMTNLGKCYEKGILYDINIEKAVECYKLAADRKNYQAMGNLTRLYKHGKFSLKDSTYVIKLLNEMHQMCPDPDTAFEIGEYYFYGLGVEINYNKAFYWFSHGVPESSYMLAICYRFGYGTVVSETKSYELMHEAANYGDIHALKELTEYYIYGIGTAQDYKEAYIVANICHAQDHKLINDDVLKELKSHLSVKDIDDAENQAYDKYKNFEPYSPGYNLNKVIREKELPDAISDDTLFHEIEPFDVAIDETAGKGKLPKKPKTKEDHIAEFKAWNVTDFSNLNVVYNLTKNYLKFTYDGKSKSVTTIGSTSVFSVRFIAMIEAYYRLLNKELDVERFGHSIGDLCGSKCTNDDLKNYVNDEMRKVFGIASGVQVFQFKGDKPHKFFTTRMKIEVI